AAGCGCTCCACCGCGCTGAACCTGTCGCCGCCGCTGCCGCACATCGGCGGACTGCATGCCCTGGGCACCCTGGCGGTGAAGCAGCTGCGCGACGTGCTGACCGCCTACCGCGACAACGACATCGAGCTGGCCCAACGCGTGCGCGCGCGCGACGCCGAGATCGACACCGCCTACACCGGCCTGTTCCGCGAGCTGCTCACCTACATGATGGAGGACGCGCGCAGCATCACCCCCTGCACGCACCTGCTGTTCATGGCCAAGAACATCGAGCGCATCGGCGACCACGCCACCAACATCGCCGAGAACGTCTGGTTCCTGGTCAAGGGCGAAGAGCTGCTGCCGCCGCGCGAGAAGCGCGACACGACCAACACCACCGGCGCGGTCTGAAACCGCCCCGCCCGGCTCCGCATCGCGGGCCGGGCCGCGGCGCCCGCATGGCGCCGTTTCGCGCTGCAGCGCAACAAACCTGCAAACGGTTCCAGCGTTCGCCAGCTGAACCGAAGCCCAACAAAACCGCCCGCGTCGCCTCCGGGGCGAACCGTTTGCCGTAATCCCTAACTCTTGGTACATGTCCGTAGCGCCCCGCTACGGTTTATGTGGCAAGGATTCGGAGGGATACGAAGGGCATGACGGTTTCGATGGCTCATGGCGACCTGGCCGCGGCCCATTCCGGCGATCGCGCGGCGCTGGAGCGGGTGCTCGCGCACTCGCGCCAGGACCTGCGCCGTTATGCCGAATTCCATTGCGTGATCAACGACATCGAGGACGCCGTCCA
The sequence above is a segment of the Lysobacter silvisoli genome. Coding sequences within it:
- the phoU gene encoding phosphate signaling complex protein PhoU codes for the protein MSTHMHDHIVKSYDEEQRRLLDETLRMGEMAASQLEAALDVVERRDDKAAERIIANDEAIDALEQEISHDVMKLALRGPMARDLREILAAIRIAADIERVGDYAANVAKRSTALNLSPPLPHIGGLHALGTLAVKQLRDVLTAYRDNDIELAQRVRARDAEIDTAYTGLFRELLTYMMEDARSITPCTHLLFMAKNIERIGDHATNIAENVWFLVKGEELLPPREKRDTTNTTGAV